The following coding sequences lie in one Heliangelus exortis chromosome 6, bHelExo1.hap1, whole genome shotgun sequence genomic window:
- the STK36 gene encoding serine/threonine-protein kinase 36 isoform X2, which yields MEKYHVLEMIGEGSFGRVYKGRRKHSAQVVALKFIPKVGRSEKELKNLQREIEIMRGLHHPNIIQMLDSFETDKEVVVVTDYAEGELFQILEDDGSLPEDQVQTIAAQLVSALYYLHSHRILHRDMKPQNILLGKDGVVKLCDFGFARAMSIHTMVLTSIKGTPLYMSPELVEEQPYDHTADLWSMGCILYELFVGTPPFYTSSIFQLVSLIVKDPVKWPVAISPVFKSFLQGLLMKDPRQRLSWPELLSHPFIAGQVTVTDNTEECGISNPFTTKLSPELQALKEQQAHSMAPKSGQSRILRKAQQKMVEEAQKKQSGESTKDSGKECPGHRPRTAPEKAALGKREASFASNKKNPGVLQGKISMAELEESPSNPREDSITRDYTREFPGAGASLQPGGGRAEPRGRRSIETVDLESEELESDEEWQHLIKATEPSAMQLSTPQSLLRDPALRHRVQACLADCTQQVLEGMLEGASRLRPVLRVVDNLLATQCDSDLLGHFCQELNLPLSLLCLAKQILESGSTKQQPWCITVLTDLLMVTTVYFSSEWSLEAGGQKDSLQAFQESASCFLSLLPELLAVPADSEKRLCHQSLLCFTLLCENLDKISSSISASFYVSLQEEHQPLLNRLLQGSISNQPALRGAAMEANSPQDQRPCVADIFMAALAAACSIPLERNGCREAKQQVAEEVAGKLMEGESQQLERLLGRLEHPSCSLNVLKILYAGCHASLSLCQHLGRSQQLWGSLMQHLKGKVPMAEVAQEAAREASLYLLALLTLQLQAPPPRLEEVVTLAVDLITQFPVVSLVGAAAFLLTQLSQHGVVLELGGEEILPVVTNALTVPAELQLPLPVGAGLYDGLFFLLLKLLAQEDVAMEQSFATSELWSVVWHRVAAVCCAGSDREALEGNSPGEGHPMAEPDWNLLSPSGTLLFLSLALFVFTHESHWCLPQLTQPHGVLMVTLKRLLSPGFLACLARTQAGEDGDPELVPAVVIQACQLLCFPFALDVDGDTLALVIEAVKDSQIPAQLLQVCSHHLPLSHTELPMSLLCHLVVSDEQIIDQMVLLSLRATEKLAALASRSDSQPAAGGSPRPLSARHCEKLLRLLAPLGSTGGGGAGKDPGTPDPGISATPHQR from the exons ATGGAGAAGTACCATGTCCTGGAAATGATCGGCGAAGGCTCCTTCGGGCGCGTGTACAAGGGGCGGCGGAAACACAGCGCCCAG GTGGTGGCCTTGAAGTTCATCCCCAAGGTGGGTCGATCTGAGAAGGAGCTGAAGAACCTGCAGCGGGAAATTGAGATCATGAGAGGCCTCCATCATCCCAACATCATCCAGATGCTTGACAGCTTCGAGACTGACAAGGAG gtggtggtggtgactGACTATGCAGAGGGGGAGCTCTTCCAGATCCTGGAGGATGATGGGAGTTTGCCTGAGGACCAG GTCCAGACCATAGCTGCCCAACTTGTCTCAGCTCTCTATTACCTGCACTCCCACCGCATCCTGCACCGTGACATGAAACCCCAGAACATCCTGCTGGGAAAAGATGGTGTCGTCAAGCTCTGTGACTTCGG GTTTGCCCGGGCCATGAGCATTCACACCATGGTGCTGACCTCCATCAAGGGCACCCCGCTCTACATGTCTCCTGAGCTGGTGGAGGAGCAGCCATATGACCACACAGCAGACCTGTGGTCCATGGGCTGCATCCTGTATGAGCTGTTTGTGGGTACCCCTCCCTTCTacaccagcagcatcttccaGCTTGTCAGCCTCATTGTGAAGGACCCAGTCAAATGGCCTGTGGCCATAAGCCCAGTCTTCAAG agctTCCTGCAGGGACTGCTCATGAAGGACCCTCGACAGCGCCTGTCAtggccagagctgctctctcaCCCCTTCATTGCTGGACAGGTTACTG TGACTGATAACACAGAAGAGTGTGGGATCTCAAACCCCTTCACCACCAAgctgtccccagagctgcaggccCTGAAGGAGCAGCAAGCCCATTCCATGGCCCCCAAGAGTGGCCAGTCCAGGATCCTGAGAAAAGCCCAGCAGAAGATGGTTGAGGAGGCACAGAAAAAG CAAAGTGGTGAATCTACGAAGGATTCTGGCAAAGAATGCCCTGGGCATAGACCCAGAACAGCTCCAGAGAAGGCAGCCCTTGGGAAGAGGGAGGCATCCTTTGCCTCCAATAAGAAGAACCCTGGTGTCCTGCAAGGGAAGATCAGCATGGCAGAGTTGGAGGAGTCTCCTTCCAACCCACG GGAAGACAGCATCACTCGAGACTACACGAGGGAGTTTCCTGGAGCAGGGGCCTCTCTGCAGCCTGGTgggggcagggcagagcctcgGGGCAGGCGCAGCATCGAGACAGTGGACCTGGAGAGTGAG GAGCTAGAGAGCGATGAGGAGTGGCAGCACCTGATCAAGGCCACTGAGCCCTCAGCCATGCAGCTGAGCACACCACAGAGCCTCCTGAGGGACCCGGCCCTCCGGCACCGTGTCCAGGCCTGTCTGGCAGACTGTACTCAGCAG GTGCTGGAAGGGATGCTGGAGGGAGCCTCCCGTCTCCGTCCTGTGCTCCGTGTTGTGGACAACCTCCTGGCCACCCAGTGTGACTCTGACCTTCTGGGCCACTTCTGCCAAGAACTGAATTtgcctctgtccctgctgtgtcTAGCCAAGCAGATCCTGGAGAGTGGTAGCACCAAGCAG cagccctggtgtATCACGGTGCTGACAGACCTCCTCATGGTGACAACAGTTTATTTCAGCAGTGAATGGAGCCTGGAGGCGGGTGGGCAAAAGGACAG ccTGCAGGCCTTTCAGGAGAGTGCCAGCTGCTTCCTAtccctgctgccagagctgctaGCTGTGCCAGCCGACAGTGAGAAAAGACTCTGCCATCAAAGCCTCCTG TGCTTCACCTTGCTTTGTGAGAACCTGGATAAGATATCCTCTTCCATCTCTGCCTCCTTCTATGTCAGCCTGCAAGAGGAACATCAGCCCCTGCTGAACAGACTCCTTCAGGGATCCATCTCAAATCAGCCTGCTCTGCGAG GTGCAGCAATGGAGGCCAACTCACCCCAAGACCAGAGACCATGTGTGGCAGACATCTTCATGGCTGCAttggctgctgcctgcagcatccccctgGAGAGGAATGGCTGTCGGGAAGCCAAGCAGCAG GTTGCTGAAGAGGTAGCTGGAAAGCTTATGGAAGGAGAGAGCCAGCAACTTGAGAGACTCCTGGGGAGACTGGAGCACCCAAGCTGTTCTTTGAACGTGCTGAAG ATCCTCTATGCTGGCTGCCATGCCAGCCTGAGCCTGTGCCAGCACCTGGGAAGGAGCCAACAATTGTGGGGTTCCCTCATGCAGCACCTGAAGGGCAAG GTCCCCATGGCAGAGGTGGCCCAGGAGGCAGCCCGTGAGGCCTCTCTGTACCTGCTGGCCCTGctcaccctgcagctccaggccCCCCCTCCCAG GCTTGAGGAGGTGGTTACCCTGGCTGTGGATCTCATCACTCAGTTTCCTGTTGTATCCCTTGTG GGTGCTGCAGCATTCCTCCTGACACAGCTCAGTCAGCACGGGGTTGTCttggagcttggaggagaagaGATCCTGCCAGTGGTGACAAATGCTCTGACAGTGCCTGCAGAG ctgcagctcccccTGCCAGTGGGTGCTGGTCTCTATGATGggctctttttcctcctgctgaagCTCCTTGCCCAG GAGGATGTAGCCATGGAGCAGAGCTTTGCTACCTCAGAGTTGTGGAGTGTGGTCTGGCATCGTGTTGCTGCAGTGTGTTGTGCAGGCAGTGACAGGGAAGCACTGGAAGGAAACTCCCCCGGGGAAGGTCACCCAATGGCAGAGCCAGACTGGAACCTCCTCTCCCCTTCAG GCACCCTGCTCTTCCTCAGCTTGGCCCTCTTCGTCTTCACTCATGAGTCCCACTGGTGCCTGCCTCAGCTCACCCAGCCCCATGGTGTCCTCATGGTGACGCTGAAGAGGCTGCTGTCCCCTGGCTTCCTGGCGTGCCTGGCACGGAC GCAagcaggagaggatggggaCCCTGAGCTTGTCCCAGCTGTGGTGATTCAGGCCTGCCAGCTCCTCTGTTTCCCTTTTGCCCTGGATGTGGATGGAGACACCTTAGCATTGGTCATAGAAGCTGTGAAAGACAGCCAGATCCCTGCACAGCTACTGCAG GTCTGCTCTCACCAtcttcctctctcacacacCGAGCTCCCTATGAGTCTTTTGTGCCACCTCGTTGTGTCTGATGAGCAGATCATAGACCAAATG GTCCTGCTGTCCCTCAGGGCTACCGAGAAGCTGGCCGCACTGGCCAGCAGAAGCGACTCGCAgcctgctgctggtggcagccCCCGCCCCTTGTCTGCCCGGCACTGCGAGAAGCTCCTCCGCCTCCTCGCACCGCTGGGCAGCACCGGCGGGGGCGGCGCGGGAAAGGACCCCGGGACCCCCGATCCCGGCATCTCTGCCACCCCCCACCAGCGCTGA
- the STK36 gene encoding serine/threonine-protein kinase 36 isoform X1, whose product MEKYHVLEMIGEGSFGRVYKGRRKHSAQVVALKFIPKVGRSEKELKNLQREIEIMRGLHHPNIIQMLDSFETDKEVVVVTDYAEGELFQILEDDGSLPEDQVQTIAAQLVSALYYLHSHRILHRDMKPQNILLGKDGVVKLCDFGFARAMSIHTMVLTSIKGTPLYMSPELVEEQPYDHTADLWSMGCILYELFVGTPPFYTSSIFQLVSLIVKDPVKWPVAISPVFKSFLQGLLMKDPRQRLSWPELLSHPFIAGQVTVTDNTEECGISNPFTTKLSPELQALKEQQAHSMAPKSGQSRILRKAQQKMVEEAQKKQSGESTKDSGKECPGHRPRTAPEKAALGKREASFASNKKNPGVLQGKISMAELEESPSNPREDSITRDYTREFPGAGASLQPGGGRAEPRGRRSIETVDLESEELESDEEWQHLIKATEPSAMQLSTPQSLLRDPALRHRVQACLADCTQQVLEGMLEGASRLRPVLRVVDNLLATQCDSDLLGHFCQELNLPLSLLCLAKQILESGSTKQQPWCITVLTDLLMVTTVYFSSEWSLEAGGQKDSLQAFQESASCFLSLLPELLAVPADSEKRLCHQSLLCFTLLCENLDKISSSISASFYVSLQEEHQPLLNRLLQGSISNQPALRGAAMEANSPQDQRPCVADIFMAALAAACSIPLERNGCREAKQQVAEEVAGKLMEGESQQLERLLGRLEHPSCSLNVLKILYAGCHASLSLCQHLGRSQQLWGSLMQHLKGKVPMAEVAQEAAREASLYLLALLTLQLQAPPPRLEEVVTLAVDLITQFPVVSLVGAAAFLLTQLSQHGVVLELGGEEILPVVTNALTVPAELQLPLPVGAGLYDGLFFLLLKLLAQEDVAMEQSFATSELWSVVWHRVAAVCCAGSDREALEGNSPGEGHPMAEPDWNLLSPSGTLLFLSLALFVFTHESHWCLPQLTQPHGVLMVTLKRLLSPGFLACLARTQAGEDGDPELVPAVVIQACQLLCFPFALDVDGDTLALVIEAVKDSQIPAQLLQVCSHHLPLSHTELPMSLLCHLVVSDEQIIDQMVREAAASEHIIAFLSSALFSDNVRLTTDLLSLLTHVARACPEHLPFLQKILRGSDVADQPLTHLLGHQQHPIRAKTCNLLGNLLRHGHGFPQALQNQPGLLERLLGCLEDREESVRRAASFAVANAAYHESSPAGPLGRAVPRLTRLLSDRQARTRCNAASALGNLCWRSGELGELLMESRAPHVLLEVACGDPRETVREGALAALRSLSQHPGMQQVLLSLRATEKLAALASRSDSQPAAGGSPRPLSARHCEKLLRLLAPLGSTGGGGAGKDPGTPDPGISATPHQR is encoded by the exons ATGGAGAAGTACCATGTCCTGGAAATGATCGGCGAAGGCTCCTTCGGGCGCGTGTACAAGGGGCGGCGGAAACACAGCGCCCAG GTGGTGGCCTTGAAGTTCATCCCCAAGGTGGGTCGATCTGAGAAGGAGCTGAAGAACCTGCAGCGGGAAATTGAGATCATGAGAGGCCTCCATCATCCCAACATCATCCAGATGCTTGACAGCTTCGAGACTGACAAGGAG gtggtggtggtgactGACTATGCAGAGGGGGAGCTCTTCCAGATCCTGGAGGATGATGGGAGTTTGCCTGAGGACCAG GTCCAGACCATAGCTGCCCAACTTGTCTCAGCTCTCTATTACCTGCACTCCCACCGCATCCTGCACCGTGACATGAAACCCCAGAACATCCTGCTGGGAAAAGATGGTGTCGTCAAGCTCTGTGACTTCGG GTTTGCCCGGGCCATGAGCATTCACACCATGGTGCTGACCTCCATCAAGGGCACCCCGCTCTACATGTCTCCTGAGCTGGTGGAGGAGCAGCCATATGACCACACAGCAGACCTGTGGTCCATGGGCTGCATCCTGTATGAGCTGTTTGTGGGTACCCCTCCCTTCTacaccagcagcatcttccaGCTTGTCAGCCTCATTGTGAAGGACCCAGTCAAATGGCCTGTGGCCATAAGCCCAGTCTTCAAG agctTCCTGCAGGGACTGCTCATGAAGGACCCTCGACAGCGCCTGTCAtggccagagctgctctctcaCCCCTTCATTGCTGGACAGGTTACTG TGACTGATAACACAGAAGAGTGTGGGATCTCAAACCCCTTCACCACCAAgctgtccccagagctgcaggccCTGAAGGAGCAGCAAGCCCATTCCATGGCCCCCAAGAGTGGCCAGTCCAGGATCCTGAGAAAAGCCCAGCAGAAGATGGTTGAGGAGGCACAGAAAAAG CAAAGTGGTGAATCTACGAAGGATTCTGGCAAAGAATGCCCTGGGCATAGACCCAGAACAGCTCCAGAGAAGGCAGCCCTTGGGAAGAGGGAGGCATCCTTTGCCTCCAATAAGAAGAACCCTGGTGTCCTGCAAGGGAAGATCAGCATGGCAGAGTTGGAGGAGTCTCCTTCCAACCCACG GGAAGACAGCATCACTCGAGACTACACGAGGGAGTTTCCTGGAGCAGGGGCCTCTCTGCAGCCTGGTgggggcagggcagagcctcgGGGCAGGCGCAGCATCGAGACAGTGGACCTGGAGAGTGAG GAGCTAGAGAGCGATGAGGAGTGGCAGCACCTGATCAAGGCCACTGAGCCCTCAGCCATGCAGCTGAGCACACCACAGAGCCTCCTGAGGGACCCGGCCCTCCGGCACCGTGTCCAGGCCTGTCTGGCAGACTGTACTCAGCAG GTGCTGGAAGGGATGCTGGAGGGAGCCTCCCGTCTCCGTCCTGTGCTCCGTGTTGTGGACAACCTCCTGGCCACCCAGTGTGACTCTGACCTTCTGGGCCACTTCTGCCAAGAACTGAATTtgcctctgtccctgctgtgtcTAGCCAAGCAGATCCTGGAGAGTGGTAGCACCAAGCAG cagccctggtgtATCACGGTGCTGACAGACCTCCTCATGGTGACAACAGTTTATTTCAGCAGTGAATGGAGCCTGGAGGCGGGTGGGCAAAAGGACAG ccTGCAGGCCTTTCAGGAGAGTGCCAGCTGCTTCCTAtccctgctgccagagctgctaGCTGTGCCAGCCGACAGTGAGAAAAGACTCTGCCATCAAAGCCTCCTG TGCTTCACCTTGCTTTGTGAGAACCTGGATAAGATATCCTCTTCCATCTCTGCCTCCTTCTATGTCAGCCTGCAAGAGGAACATCAGCCCCTGCTGAACAGACTCCTTCAGGGATCCATCTCAAATCAGCCTGCTCTGCGAG GTGCAGCAATGGAGGCCAACTCACCCCAAGACCAGAGACCATGTGTGGCAGACATCTTCATGGCTGCAttggctgctgcctgcagcatccccctgGAGAGGAATGGCTGTCGGGAAGCCAAGCAGCAG GTTGCTGAAGAGGTAGCTGGAAAGCTTATGGAAGGAGAGAGCCAGCAACTTGAGAGACTCCTGGGGAGACTGGAGCACCCAAGCTGTTCTTTGAACGTGCTGAAG ATCCTCTATGCTGGCTGCCATGCCAGCCTGAGCCTGTGCCAGCACCTGGGAAGGAGCCAACAATTGTGGGGTTCCCTCATGCAGCACCTGAAGGGCAAG GTCCCCATGGCAGAGGTGGCCCAGGAGGCAGCCCGTGAGGCCTCTCTGTACCTGCTGGCCCTGctcaccctgcagctccaggccCCCCCTCCCAG GCTTGAGGAGGTGGTTACCCTGGCTGTGGATCTCATCACTCAGTTTCCTGTTGTATCCCTTGTG GGTGCTGCAGCATTCCTCCTGACACAGCTCAGTCAGCACGGGGTTGTCttggagcttggaggagaagaGATCCTGCCAGTGGTGACAAATGCTCTGACAGTGCCTGCAGAG ctgcagctcccccTGCCAGTGGGTGCTGGTCTCTATGATGggctctttttcctcctgctgaagCTCCTTGCCCAG GAGGATGTAGCCATGGAGCAGAGCTTTGCTACCTCAGAGTTGTGGAGTGTGGTCTGGCATCGTGTTGCTGCAGTGTGTTGTGCAGGCAGTGACAGGGAAGCACTGGAAGGAAACTCCCCCGGGGAAGGTCACCCAATGGCAGAGCCAGACTGGAACCTCCTCTCCCCTTCAG GCACCCTGCTCTTCCTCAGCTTGGCCCTCTTCGTCTTCACTCATGAGTCCCACTGGTGCCTGCCTCAGCTCACCCAGCCCCATGGTGTCCTCATGGTGACGCTGAAGAGGCTGCTGTCCCCTGGCTTCCTGGCGTGCCTGGCACGGAC GCAagcaggagaggatggggaCCCTGAGCTTGTCCCAGCTGTGGTGATTCAGGCCTGCCAGCTCCTCTGTTTCCCTTTTGCCCTGGATGTGGATGGAGACACCTTAGCATTGGTCATAGAAGCTGTGAAAGACAGCCAGATCCCTGCACAGCTACTGCAG GTCTGCTCTCACCAtcttcctctctcacacacCGAGCTCCCTATGAGTCTTTTGTGCCACCTCGTTGTGTCTGATGAGCAGATCATAGACCAAATGGTGAGGGAAGCTGCTGCCTCAGAGCACATCATTGCCTTCTTGTCGTCTGCCTTGTTTTCAGACAACGTCAGGCTCACAACTGACCTCCTGTCTCTCTTGACCCATGTGGCCCGGGCCTGTCCAGAGCACCTGCCCTTTCTCCAGAAGATCCTGAGGGGCTCGGATGTGGCTGACCAGCCACTGACCCACCTGCTCGGCCACCAGCAACACCCGATACGGGCCAAAACCTGCAACCTGCTGGGCAACCTCCTTCGACATGGCCATGGCTTTCCCCAGGCACTGCAGAACCAGCCCGGGTtgctggagaggctgctggggtGCCTGGAGGACCGGGAGGAGAGCGTGCGCCGGGCAGCCAGCTTCGCGGTGGCCAACGCTGCTTACCACGAGTCCTCCCCGGCCGGACCCCTGGGCCGGGCCGTGCCCAGGCTGACGCGGCTGCTGAGCGACAGGCAGGCCCGGACACGCTGCAACGCGGCCTCcgccctgggcaacctgtgctgGCGCTCGGGCGAGTTAGGGGAGCTGCTGATGGAGAGCAGGGCCCCCCACGTCCTGCTGGAGGTGGCCTGCGGGGACCCCCGGGAGACCGTGCGGGAAGGAGCCCTGGCGGCGCTGCGGTCCCTCAGCCAGCACCCCGGGATGCAGCAG GTCCTGCTGTCCCTCAGGGCTACCGAGAAGCTGGCCGCACTGGCCAGCAGAAGCGACTCGCAgcctgctgctggtggcagccCCCGCCCCTTGTCTGCCCGGCACTGCGAGAAGCTCCTCCGCCTCCTCGCACCGCTGGGCAGCACCGGCGGGGGCGGCGCGGGAAAGGACCCCGGGACCCCCGATCCCGGCATCTCTGCCACCCCCCACCAGCGCTGA